From a single Toxoplasma gondii ME49 chromosome II, whole genome shotgun sequence genomic region:
- a CDS encoding hypothetical protein (encoded by transcript TGME49_221240~Predicted trans-membrane domain (TMHMM2.0):32-55:59-79), whose translation MQELATDRISNTNDHSSHSGSRNTLAIICRMNISVVYPLGFVLLFTLGSIVGGVMGHRQVWTLHYTIQTTLYSLLLRIFIPDCRSTIYTISSRFTQFPRKKRT comes from the coding sequence ATGCAAGAACTTGCAACAGATAGAATCTCAAATACAAACGACCACAGTTCACACTCCGGCTCCCGAAACACTTTAGCAATCATTTGCAGGATGAACATCTCTGTGGTTTACCCCCTTggtttcgttcttctgtttaCTTTAGGAAGCATCGTAGGTGGAGTTATGGGACACCGGCAGGTATGGACATTGCACTACACGATACAGACTACCTTGTACTCTTTACTTCTGCGCATTTTCATTCCTGATTGTCGTAGTACCATTTACACCATAAGTTCTCGTTTTACTCAGTTtccgcgaaaaaagagaacttAG
- a CDS encoding hypothetical protein (encoded by transcript TGME49_221250) — protein MEDSSEPFSPAGLSGGASIPADRNGLPQTPSLSNIPGLPQTPPAPTSRGSVTQMEANGISERGISRVTGALESTTNDSDTVLSAMAALFESLNEVHLEGEAETWKPSIKAGDGFKACKQFLCALSAAADALQIRPQSREYRHQFTKNYRALFPDQRRHYRVDVLEASQEGYTLIYVNGERFDFHSSVIESGVNFKVAWINTIEKLHQLQRQDLTTYQYWRSELVPVLVDLDCKWADFEQEYILELIQIERKARRYVMDVISLENQLVYLDSSVATLVANGDAAIQTAHLHIWQQWQSCRREYVKKMFRLNSIANYRRKGRGDLDLTVLETAENIIKTSESQPGHVYECVSSIAGSCIASFNDFRKHITELSQTPERIDPHLCNNVALVNHLVRVEETWELAQKYLMDSQRLRNVIHIVDFVVAVVKTQKTILAILNPSASAASTSSPSGAEGSKTACRESSQGTTASLFSTSSGANVAASPTCNDPAAEENRRPSASAVGFADSIETATATSSETVKSEAVQESPGRGTQASCSTVRAATTLSHHRTSSSHGADKRETLEEKLIACDVEAFLALPRFVCLYYLLDPIHRSQILQQFLPHFFVESASTSDPVSDIPDECWGPKPVQVPGCVSSLSKCSSSLAALPPLDCGSSLLHGPGNGSSSSQSSLSFRPSPRSDMRSTTVPDPEEASEAPQAGLQRTGTGSAHAEDYPMDAPNTDLRPGVALEPREDFRFLSSFSGDATTTREPSRFSSQLGEENASSAFATASSAFPSAPPSSTATQWSPVPVKAGAAGASPETPGQVPTANAVHAPSLETDSDASTMCGSVLQDSVNSVAAFHQTGRETRVGHPSRESDRVELSAAQRLRSRDAASPAPLCAGYEHAAELTASGAGPLQRKIQRVFFSNSQTERVAHGSGAGSTSMVQTRVEAGSSWTQQHSQTSRYILSRVPPGLRKMVRAWLVLQSWLRTEGLEECTEAWLCVIARLADSDDFKLLLQKWAGTKLVGFRHLLEALFQAVEEISMALQRSSPQDWNEFLQAIIRGIERDSPHRRAVC, from the exons atGGAGGACTCCTCAGAGCCTTTCTCCCCAGCCGGGTTGTCAGGCGGGGCGAGCATTCCTGCTGACCGAAATGGATTGCCGCAAACCCCATCGCTGAGCAACATACCCGGGTTGCCGCAAACGCCGCCTGCTCCGACTAGCAGAGGATCTGTGACGCAGATGGAGGCAAATGGAATTTCTGAACGCGGCATTTCGCGAGTGACTGGCGCACTTGAGTCGACGACGAACGACTCTGACACGGTGCTCTCGGCCATGGCTGCGCTATTTGAATCGCTAAACGAAGTCCAcctcgaaggagaagcagagacctGGAAACCCTCCATCAAAGCTGGCGACGGATTCAAAGCTTGCAAACAGTTCCTCTGTGCACTG TCGGCTGCTGCGGACGCATTGCAAATCCGACCACAGAGCCGCGAGTACCGACATCAGTTCACAAAGAATTACCGCGCTTTGTTTCCCGACCAAAGACGTCATTACAGAGTTGACGTCCTGGAGGCATCGCAGGAAGG GTACACTTTGATTTACGTGAACGGCGAACGGTTCGACTTCCATTCTTCTGTCATTGAGAGCGGCGTCAACTTCAAGGTTGCTTGGATCAACACCATTGAAAAG CTGCACCAGTTACAGCGCCAGGACTTGACGACTTACCAGTACTGGCGCTCAGAGTTGGTCCCCGTTCTGGTGGACCTGGACTGCAAATGGGCCGATTTTGAGCAGGAGTACATTCTCGAGCTCATCCAGATCGAGCGCAAGGCGCGCCGCTACGTGATGGATGTCATTTCTCTGGAAAATCAACTCGTTTACCTCGACAGTTCCGTAGCCACGCTCGTCGCGAACGGCGACGCCGCCATTCAGACAGCCCACCTCCACATTTGGCAGCAATGGCAGTCCTGTCGACGCGAATACGTCAAGAAAATGTTCAGACTGAACTCAATTGCGAACTATCGCCGGAAGGGTCGGGGCGACCTCGATCTCACCGTCCTCGAGACAGCCGAAAACATCATCAAAACAAGTG AGTCTCAACCTGGACACGTCTACGAATGTGTGTCGAGCATCGCGGGGTCCTGCATCGCCAGCTTCAACGATTTCCGCAA GCACATCACTGAGTTGTCGCAGACCCCCGAGAGAATCGACCCGCACTTGTGCAACAATGTGGCTTTGGTGAACCATCTCGTTCGCGTCGAAGAGACCTGGGAGCTTGCGCAAAAGTATTTGATGGACAGTCAGCGTCTGCGAAACGTGATTCACATTGTGGACTTTGTCGTCGCGGTCGTGAAGACCCAGAAGACGATTCTCGCCATTCTAAATCCCAgtgcctctgctgcttcgacGAGCAGCCCTTCCGGCGCAGAAGGCTCAAAGACCGCGTGCAGAGAGTCCAGTCAGGGGACAactgcgtcgctcttctccacttccagCGGCGCCAACGTGGCTGCGTCTCCGACCTGCAACGACCCAGCAGCGGAGGAAAATCGTAGACCAAGCGCCTCCGCGGTCGGCTTCGCAGATTCGATCGAAACGGCGACGGCGACCTCTTCGGAGACCGTCAAGTCCGAAGCTGTTCAAGAGTCTCCAGGGAGAGGCACCCAGGCCTCGTGCTCAACCGTGCGAGCCGCAACCACGCTGTCTCACCATCGAACAAGCAGCTCCCATGGAGCAGACAAACGCGAGACTCTCGAGGAGAAACTCATCGCGTGTGACGTCGAAGCTTTCCTTGCA CTCCCTCGCTTCGTCTGTTTGTACTACCTGTTGGATCCGATCCACAGGTCTCAGATTCTTCAGCAGTTTCTGCCTCACTTCTTTGTGGAGTCAGCGTCGACGTCGGACCCTGTTTCCGACATCCCGGATGAGTGTTGGGGTCCGAAACCTGTCCAGGTTCCGgggtgtgtctcttctctctccaaaTGTTCCTCGTCTTTGGCAGCACTCCCGCCCCTCGACTGTGGGAGCAGTCTGCTCCACGGGCCAGGAAACggctcgtcttcttctcaaagcagcctttctttccgtccttcgcctcgctccGACATGCGCTCGACGACGGTCCCCGACCCAGAAGAGGCTTCCGAGGCTCCTCAGGCTGGACTTCAGAGAACTGGAACTGGTTCTGCCCACGCCGAAGACTACCCGATGGATGCTCCAAACACAGACTTGCGTCCGGGGGTGGCGCTGGAGCCTCGCGAGGactttcgcttcctcagcTCTTTCTCCGGAGACGCAACGACGACGCGGGAGCCCTCGCGCTTCAGCTCGCAGctgggagaagaaaacgcctcttctgcgtttgctACCGCCTCGTCTGCCTTCCCTTCGGCCCCGCCTTCGTCGACCGCGACACAGTGGTCTCCAGTGCCAGTCAAAGCCGGCGCCGCTGGCGCCTCTCCAGAGACCCCGGGGCAGGTCCCGACTGCAAACGCTGTGCATGCCCCTAGCCTGGAGACCGACTCTGACGCGTCGACCATGTGCGGCTCGGTGCTGCAAGACAGTGTGAACAGCGTTGCTGCATTCCACCAGACGGGTCGCGAGACGCGAGTTGGCCACCCGTCCAGAGAGAGTGACCGCGTGGAGTTGTCTGCCGCGCAGCGCCTGAGAAGTCGCGACGCAGCCTCACCagcgcctctctgcgccgGTTACGAACACGCTGCAGAGTTGACGGCCTCCGGCGCTGGACCGCTTCAGAGAAAAATCCAAAGAGTTTTTTTCAGCAATTCCCAAACCGAGAGAGTCGCCCACGGCTCTGGCGCGGGGTCTACGTCGATGGTGCAGACCCGAGTTGAGGCCGGAAGCTCGTGGACTCAGCAACACAGTCAAACGAGCCGATACATCCTGTCGAGAGTTCCCCCGGGACTCCGCAAAATGGTTAGAGCGTGGCTGGTCTTACAATCCTGGCTGCGAACAGAGGGCCTCGAAGAATGCACGGAAGCCTGGCTCTGCGTCATCGCCAGACtcgcagacagcgacgacTTCAAACTCCTTCTGCAGAAGTGGGCGGGTACCAAA CTCGTGGGTTTCCGCCACTTGTTGGAGGCACTTTTTCAGGCAGTTGAAGAGATTTCCATGGCGCTTCAGCGCTCCTCGCCCCAGGACTGGAACGAGTTTCTGCAGGCGATTATTCGGGGTATCGAGCGCGACTCGCCGCACCGCAGAGCTGTGTGCTGA